The window CAAGCCCTCCGCGTGGGAGGCGGCCGCCGACGCCAAGAACGTCACCGCGCCGAAGAACACCTCGGGCGCCGACGGCACGACCGTCGTCATCGGCAAGTCCAGTGCCAAGAAGACCCTGGAGCTGTACGAGGACTCGCGCTGCCCGATCTGCGCCACGTTCGAGCAGACGGTCGGCAAGACGGTGACCGACGACGTCGACGCCGGCAAATACAAGATCAAGTACGTCGGTGCGACCTTCATCGACAACTCGGACAGCGGCGAGGGTTCGAAGAACGCCCTGAGCGCGCTGGGCGCGGCGCTCGACGTGAGCCCCGAGGCCTTCCTGGAGTACAAGGCGGCGCTCTACTCCGCGAAGTACCACCCCGAGGAGACCAGCGACAAGTTCGCCAAGGACGGCTACCTCATCGAGGTGGCGGACACGGTGGACGCGCTGAAGGGCAACGCGGCGTTCAAGAAGGCCGTCGAGGACGGCACGTACGACGCCTGGGCGATCAAGATGTCCAAGGCGTTCGACAAGAGCGGCGTCCAGGGCACCCCGACCCTGAAGATGGACGGCAAGACGCTCACCGCGGAGGGCAGCAAGAACGCCCCCATGACGGTGGCCGACTTCGACAAGGCGATCACCGCGGCCCTGAAGGCCTGACGGGAGGACCGGCGCCCGCAGGGGGCGGCGGGAACAATTCCAGGCGTCATCCGGCCAACAGGCGGGCGAACTCATCCGGTTCGCCCGCCTGTTCGCTCTACTCGCCAGTAGGGTCATCGTCCGTGACCAGACACCTCTCAGCAGCACCCAGCCGCCGCACGGTCGTCAAGGCCGCAGCCGCCACCGCCGTCGCCGTTCCCGTCCTCACGGCAGCCACCGTCGCACGGGCCGCCGACGGGCCGGCCTTCCTGCACGGCGTCGCCTCCGGGGACCCTCTGCCCGACGGGATACTCGTGTGGACCCGCGTCACCCCCACCCCCGACGCCGTGCCCGGTTCGGGCATCGGCGCCGACACCGCGGTGGACTGGGAGATCGCGGAGGACAGGGAGTTCTCCCGGATCGCCGCCCGGGGCACGACCGTCGCGCGTTCGGGCTCCGACCACACCGTCAAGGCCGACGTCCGCGGTCTGCGCCCGGCCACGGCCTACTGGTTCAGGTTCTCGGCGGGCGGCGCCGGGCGGACGGTCCTCTCCCCCGTCGGGCGCACCCGTACGGCGCCCGCCAGGGACGCGGCCGTCCCCGGAGTCCGCTTCGGCGTCGTGTCCTGCGCCAACTGGGAGGCGGGCTGGTTCTCGCCGTACCGGCACCTGGCGGCCCGTGCGGACCTGGACGCGGTCCTGCACCTCGGCGACTACATCTACGAGTACGCGTCCGGTAGTTATCCGACCCAGGACACCGTCGTGCGCCCGCACGCCCCGGCGCACGAGATCCTCACCCTGGCCGACTACCGCACGCGGCACGCCACGTACAAGACGGACACCGACCTCCAGTCCCTGCACGCCGCCCATCCGGTGATCGCGATATGGGACGACCACGAGTTCGCCAACGACGCCTGGTCGGGCGGGGCGGAGAACCACACCCCCGCCGCCGAGGGCGCGTGGACCGCCCGGGTGGCCGCGGCGAAGCAGGCGTACTTCGAGTGGATGCCGGTCCGCGCCTCCACCGAGGGGACCGTCTACCGGCGCCTGACCTTCGGCAGCCTGGCCGAGCTGCACCTGCTCGACCTGCGCAGCTTCCGGTCCGAACAGGCGTCGGTCGGCAACGGCGCCGTCGACGACCCGGAGCGCTCGATCACCGGGCGCGCGCAACTGGACTGGCTGAAGGCGGGGCTCGCCGGATCGGACGCCCGGTGGAAGCTGGTCGGCACCTCCGTGATGATCTCCCCGGTCGCCTTCGGCGCCCTCCCGGCCCACCTGCTGGCCCCCCTCGCGGAGCTGCTGGGACTGCCGGCGGAGGGTCTGGCCGTCAACGTCGACCAGTGGGACGGCTATACGGACGACCGCAGGGAACTCATCTCCCACCTGCGGGACAACGGGATCCGCGACACGGTCTTCCTGACCGGCGACATCCACATGGCGTGGGCCAACGACGTCCCCGTGAAGGCGGCGACGTATCCGCTGTCCCCCTCGGCGGCGACCGAGTTCGTCGTGACCTCGGTGACCTCGGACAACCTGGACGACATCCTGCGGGTGGCCCCCCAGACCGTGTCGCTCGTCGCGGCGGCGGCCGTGAAGGCGGCCAACCGCCATGTGAAGTGGGTCGATCTGGACTCGCACGGCTACGGCGTCCTCGACGTGACGGCCGAGCGCTCCCAGATGGACTACTACGCCGTGTCCGACAAGACCGCCGAGGACGCGACCTCGTCGTGGCTCAGGTCCTACCGCACGCTCAGCGGCAGCCAGCGGATCGAGCGGGTGAGCGCCCCCGTGCGCTGACCACCGCACTCCGGCCGGTGCCTCCGCACCCAGGCGGGTACCGCCGCGCTCCGGCGGGGGCCGCGCGCCGAGAGGTGCGCGGCCCCCGCAGCCGGGCTACAGCGTGGCGAGGAAGCCGATCGAGACCTTCCAGGTCAGGTCTGCGGCGGCCTGGTCGAAGTCGGGCAGGTCCGGGTCCGTGTAGAGGTGTCCAGCCCCGGGGTAGCGGTAGACCTCGACGTCGGCCCCGGTCCGCTGCATCTGGAGGTACCAGCTGTTCAGCCAGTCCGGCGACTCGAAGGCGTCGGGGTCGGCGACGTGCAGCTGGACGGGCAGCTCGTCGACCGTGGCGTTCTCCGCGATGTCGGACGTCCCGTGGAGCAGCAGCAGGCCGCGGGCCTTCGCGTCACCGAGCGCGAGGGTCTGCGCCACCGACGCCCCGAACGAGAATCCCGCGTACACGAGGCCCTGGTCGGAGTAGGGCGCGGCGGCCAGCACGGCCCGCCTGAGCAGCTCGTCCTTGCCCACCTGCTCCTTGAAGGCCATTCCCTCCTCGACCGTCCCGAAGGTGTGCCCCTCGAAGAGATCGGGCACGCGCACCTCGTGCCCGGCTGCGCGCAGCCGGTCGGCAGACGCGTGCACGGCCGGCCTCAGACCGTAGGTCGAGTGGAAAAGCATGATGTTCATGCGGTCCATGGTGCCAGGCGTGCCCCCGACTCTTGGAGGACGACGGAATGGAGAACGTACTGCGGCCGCTGCTCGTGGTGGGCGGGTCGCTGGTGATCACCCTGCTGGTGGGCTGGCTGGTGGACCTGCTGCTCCGGCGGGCCGACGACCGGCACCACGAGACGCCCGTCTGGGGCCTGCTGAGGCGCTGCAGGCCACCCCTGCAGCTGGTGCTGTGCACAGCGCTGCTCAGGGCCAGCTACGGCCAGATCCGGCTCGAGACCGTGCGGGAGCACCGGCCGGGGATCAGCCAGGTGCTGACCCTCGTGCTGATCGCGGCGTCGGCCTGGCTGGTCGTCCGCGTCGCCGCCACCGTGGTGCAGTCCTCCTACGCGCGCTATGCGACGGGCACCCGCGACCCCGCCCGCGTCCGCCGGGTCCGTACCCAGGTCACGCTGATCCAGCGCGTGGTGACCGCCGTGGTGGCGACGGTGGCCGTCGCGGCGATGCTGCTCACCTTCCCGGCGATGCGCACCGTCGGCACGTCGATGCTGGCGTCCGCCGGTGTCCTCGGCATCGTCGCCGGTGTCGCCGCCCAGTCGACGCTCGGCAACCTCTTCGCGGGGTTCCAGATCGCCTTCGGCGACATGGTGCGGATCGGCGACACCGTGGTGGTGGACGGCGAGTGGGGCACCGTGGAGGAGATCACCCTGACCTTCCTCGCGGTGCGGACCTGGGACGAACGGCGCATCACCATGCCCGTGTCGTACTTCACGAGCAAGCCGTTCGAGAACTGGTCGCGCGGCGGGGCGCAGATGACCGGCACGGTCTTCCTCCAGCTGGACCACTCCGCCCCGGTCTCCGCGATGCGCGACAAGCTCCGCGACATCCTCGGCGAGTGCGCCGCCTGGGACGGCCGCGACTGGTCCCTGGCCGTGACGGACACCACCCCCTCGACGATCCAGGTGCGGGCCGTGGTCACGGCGAAGGACGCGGACGACATCTGGACGGTGCGCTGCGCCGTGCGGGAACAGCTGATCGGCTGGCTGCGCGACCACCACCCGTACGCGCTCCCCCGGATCGTGACGTCGCCCGCGGCTCTTCCGCCCGGGGACCACTGGCGCGAGCTGACCGGCGCCGAGCCGGTCCGCCCGTCGGCCGACGCCTGGTCGGCGGATCTGGACAAGGCGCCCCGCACCGGGCGCGGCTGACGGCGTCAGCGCAGGCTGCGCACGTCCAGGTACCGCAGCACCCGGTCCACGACCTCCGGGTCCGAGCCGGGCTCGCTGCGGGCCGAGAGCACCTCGTGGCGGGCGGCGGAGAGCAGTTCGCGCTGCACCCGGCCCACGGCCCTGATCCGCTCGGTGCGCCGCGCGTAGGTCTCCCGCCGCTCCTCGTCGATCATGTCGGGGCTGATCCGGGCGCCGATGTCGTACGCGACGCGCTGCAGCCGTTCCAGGACCTCGTCGGGGAAGTCCTCGGCGTCCTCGATCTCCTTGAGGCGCCGCTTGGCCGCCTTCGCCGCCCGGATCGCCAGTTCGCGCTCCAGGGCCTGTTCCGCCGTCGTGTCGGCCTTGACGCCGAGCTTGCGCACGAGCCACGGCAGGGTCAGGCCCTGGAAGACGAGGGTGGCGATGATGACGGCGAAGGCGATGAAGACGATCTCGTCCCGGCCGGGGAACGGCTTCCCGTCGTCCGTCTCCAGCGGGATCGCCAGCGCCAGGGCCACCGAGGCCACGCCGCGCATCCCGGCCCACCACATGACGACGGTCTCGCGCCAGCTGGTGGGGATCTCCTCGCTGTAGTCGCGGCGGTTGTGCAGCCGCTTGGCGAGCCAGGTCGCCGGGAGCAGCCACAGGAGGCGTACGCCGATGACGACGGCGACGACCGCAAGCCCCCAGCCGGCGAACTGCGGTTCGCGGCCGTCGGCGGTGCCGAAGACGCTGTGCAGTTCGAGCCCGATGAGGCCGAAGGCGACGCCGGTCACGAGGGTGTCGACGATCTGCCAGAAGGACCGGCCGGCGAGCCTCCCGAGGACGTCGTCGGCGTCGGCGGTGTGCTCGGCGAGATAGAGCGCCGTGGTGAGGACCGCGAGCACACCGGAGCCCATCAGCTCCTCGGCGAGGACATAGCCGGCGAAGGGCACCAGCAGCGTCAGGCCCACCTGGAGGGTGGCGTCGCCCAGCAGCCCCATCAGCCTGATGGTCAGCCAGCCGAGGACGAGGCCGACCACGACGGCGACGACCGCGGAGAGGACGAGGAGCCCGAACGCCTCGGGGAGCGAGAAGGTCCCGCTGACGGCCGCCGCGATCGCCACGTGGTAGAGGACGATGGCCGTGACGTCGTTGAACAGTCCCTCCCCCTCCAGGATCGAGACGAGCCTGCGCGGCAGGCCGACCGAACCGGCCACGGCCGTGGCGGCGACGGGGTCGGGCGGGGCGACGAGCGCGCCCAGGGCCACGGCCGCGGCGATGGGCAGCCCGGGCACGATCGCGTCGGCGACCGCGGCGACGGCCGCCGTCGTGACGAAGACGAGGGCGACGGCCAGCAGGAAGATGGGCCGCCTGTTGGCCGCGAACTGCCGCCAGGACGTGCGCTGGACGGACGCGTAGAGCAGCGGGGGCAGCAGGGCGGGCAGGATGATGTCCGGCGGGATGTCCACGTCGGGGACGAAGCTGACGAAGGCCAGGGCGATCCCGGCGAGCGTCATCAGCACCGGCGCGGGCAGCCGGAGCCGCTCCCCCAGGGGCACCGTGACCACCGCTCCGAGCAGAAGCAGGAGCAGGAGTGCCATCTGGTCCACGTCGCGCCTTCCGCAGGGCCCCGGGCCCCGGGCCCGTCGGTCAGCCGGTCAGGCGCCCAGCCTGTCACGCCGGACCGGTGGACCCGCGGCAGCCCCGGCGGGGCGCGCGGTCAGAGCGGGCGGCGCATCGCCCGGTGCGGCATCCCCGCGTCGTCGAACTCGGGGCCGTACGCGCGGTAGCCGAGCCGCTCGTAGAAACCGAGGGCGTGCGTCTGGG is drawn from Streptomyces sp. NBC_00178 and contains these coding sequences:
- a CDS encoding DsbA family protein, which translates into the protein MSNRNSHANKSAARERLRVERERQVKKDKTRKQILVGVSVVAVLAVAGGVSYGVMQLNKPSAWEAAADAKNVTAPKNTSGADGTTVVIGKSSAKKTLELYEDSRCPICATFEQTVGKTVTDDVDAGKYKIKYVGATFIDNSDSGEGSKNALSALGAALDVSPEAFLEYKAALYSAKYHPEETSDKFAKDGYLIEVADTVDALKGNAAFKKAVEDGTYDAWAIKMSKAFDKSGVQGTPTLKMDGKTLTAEGSKNAPMTVADFDKAITAALKA
- a CDS encoding alkaline phosphatase D family protein codes for the protein MTRHLSAAPSRRTVVKAAAATAVAVPVLTAATVARAADGPAFLHGVASGDPLPDGILVWTRVTPTPDAVPGSGIGADTAVDWEIAEDREFSRIAARGTTVARSGSDHTVKADVRGLRPATAYWFRFSAGGAGRTVLSPVGRTRTAPARDAAVPGVRFGVVSCANWEAGWFSPYRHLAARADLDAVLHLGDYIYEYASGSYPTQDTVVRPHAPAHEILTLADYRTRHATYKTDTDLQSLHAAHPVIAIWDDHEFANDAWSGGAENHTPAAEGAWTARVAAAKQAYFEWMPVRASTEGTVYRRLTFGSLAELHLLDLRSFRSEQASVGNGAVDDPERSITGRAQLDWLKAGLAGSDARWKLVGTSVMISPVAFGALPAHLLAPLAELLGLPAEGLAVNVDQWDGYTDDRRELISHLRDNGIRDTVFLTGDIHMAWANDVPVKAATYPLSPSAATEFVVTSVTSDNLDDILRVAPQTVSLVAAAAVKAANRHVKWVDLDSHGYGVLDVTAERSQMDYYAVSDKTAEDATSSWLRSYRTLSGSQRIERVSAPVR
- a CDS encoding dienelactone hydrolase family protein, whose product is MDRMNIMLFHSTYGLRPAVHASADRLRAAGHEVRVPDLFEGHTFGTVEEGMAFKEQVGKDELLRRAVLAAAPYSDQGLVYAGFSFGASVAQTLALGDAKARGLLLLHGTSDIAENATVDELPVQLHVADPDAFESPDWLNSWYLQMQRTGADVEVYRYPGAGHLYTDPDLPDFDQAAADLTWKVSIGFLATL
- a CDS encoding mechanosensitive ion channel family protein, with the protein product MENVLRPLLVVGGSLVITLLVGWLVDLLLRRADDRHHETPVWGLLRRCRPPLQLVLCTALLRASYGQIRLETVREHRPGISQVLTLVLIAASAWLVVRVAATVVQSSYARYATGTRDPARVRRVRTQVTLIQRVVTAVVATVAVAAMLLTFPAMRTVGTSMLASAGVLGIVAGVAAQSTLGNLFAGFQIAFGDMVRIGDTVVVDGEWGTVEEITLTFLAVRTWDERRITMPVSYFTSKPFENWSRGGAQMTGTVFLQLDHSAPVSAMRDKLRDILGECAAWDGRDWSLAVTDTTPSTIQVRAVVTAKDADDIWTVRCAVREQLIGWLRDHHPYALPRIVTSPAALPPGDHWRELTGAEPVRPSADAWSADLDKAPRTGRG
- a CDS encoding Na+/H+ antiporter, whose amino-acid sequence is MDQMALLLLLLLGAVVTVPLGERLRLPAPVLMTLAGIALAFVSFVPDVDIPPDIILPALLPPLLYASVQRTSWRQFAANRRPIFLLAVALVFVTTAAVAAVADAIVPGLPIAAAVALGALVAPPDPVAATAVAGSVGLPRRLVSILEGEGLFNDVTAIVLYHVAIAAAVSGTFSLPEAFGLLVLSAVVAVVVGLVLGWLTIRLMGLLGDATLQVGLTLLVPFAGYVLAEELMGSGVLAVLTTALYLAEHTADADDVLGRLAGRSFWQIVDTLVTGVAFGLIGLELHSVFGTADGREPQFAGWGLAVVAVVIGVRLLWLLPATWLAKRLHNRRDYSEEIPTSWRETVVMWWAGMRGVASVALALAIPLETDDGKPFPGRDEIVFIAFAVIIATLVFQGLTLPWLVRKLGVKADTTAEQALERELAIRAAKAAKRRLKEIEDAEDFPDEVLERLQRVAYDIGARISPDMIDEERRETYARRTERIRAVGRVQRELLSAARHEVLSARSEPGSDPEVVDRVLRYLDVRSLR